From Streptomyces asiaticus, one genomic window encodes:
- a CDS encoding TetR/AcrR family transcriptional regulator, with product MSPGEAHVAPYSRRERLRIATIREIKDVARTLLVQEGPENVTIRAIAREMGMTAPAVYRYFSSRDALILQLRVDIFEEMARFMQGVLGQHPEEEPGRRWISGARALRVWAIKHPHEFGLILGPWAPGLGREETKPERHMSWVFGSVYSDLVADLWRVRGFPAPEVEELDPGLARTLTALSEDQDVDMPPGAIAVMLRCWVRLYGVISMEALGHMSFALSEGQHFFEFELRDLCRVLDISEFYEEVV from the coding sequence GTGTCGCCAGGGGAAGCGCACGTCGCACCGTACTCACGGCGCGAGCGGCTGCGCATCGCGACCATCCGTGAAATCAAGGACGTTGCCCGGACGCTCCTGGTTCAGGAGGGCCCGGAAAACGTGACCATCCGGGCCATCGCGCGTGAGATGGGCATGACCGCGCCGGCCGTCTACCGCTACTTCAGTAGCCGGGATGCGCTGATCCTTCAGCTGCGTGTGGACATTTTCGAGGAGATGGCCCGCTTCATGCAGGGGGTCCTCGGCCAGCACCCCGAGGAGGAGCCGGGCCGCCGGTGGATCAGCGGCGCCCGCGCGCTGCGGGTCTGGGCGATCAAGCACCCCCATGAGTTCGGGCTCATCCTCGGCCCCTGGGCCCCGGGGCTCGGCCGCGAGGAGACCAAGCCCGAGCGCCATATGAGCTGGGTCTTCGGCTCCGTCTACTCCGATCTGGTGGCCGACCTGTGGCGGGTGCGGGGCTTCCCCGCCCCCGAGGTCGAGGAGCTCGACCCCGGCCTCGCGCGCACCCTCACCGCGCTCAGCGAGGACCAGGACGTCGACATGCCCCCCGGAGCCATCGCCGTGATGCTCCGCTGCTGGGTGCGGCTGTACGGGGTGATCTCCATGGAGGCGCTCGGCCATATGTCCTTCGCGCTCTCTGAGGGTCAGCACTTCTTCGAGTTCGAGCTCCGCGACCTGTGCCGGGTGCTGGACATCTCGGAGTTCTACGAAGAGGTCGTCTGA
- a CDS encoding cytochrome P450 encodes MTTATSAPRIAPGPKGAPLLGSLGPWKRNTAEFLLGLQRDHGEIVRMRLGPFLVHQVTEPEAVRRVLVENNGNYVRGPLYEQFGVVMGKGLLTTDGEFWRAHRRAVQPVFLKNAITDIIPNIIRATEEMLDTWERKAAAGEPVDLMTDMLRLTLVTLSRSLFAYDIKPDSALLKTIVDDVVEVMFRRGTATEMLPSWVPTDRQRKILRIHRVFDRIVADVRRSYAETGEGPLIALMERATDPATGEPWTDQQIKDELLTVYLAGHETTAVSLCWTLLSVAAHPGVQEELDAEIATVLGGGLPDAESAEALTYTKMVVDESLRMHPPIWIFPRAAVEADTLGGYGIEPGSSILLSPLVSHHNPRHWENPLAFDPYRFTPQAIKERPRMAYLPFGSGPRQCVGNFMALLELRIIVAMVNQRFRISRIPGTELRYGSPVISLRPLKDVMVTVTPRERSTAAPRPSRRTAPAAPAACPHHP; translated from the coding sequence ATGACCACAGCGACCTCCGCGCCGCGCATCGCACCCGGCCCCAAGGGCGCCCCGCTGCTGGGCAGTCTGGGCCCCTGGAAGCGGAACACCGCCGAATTCCTGCTCGGACTCCAGCGCGACCACGGCGAGATCGTCCGGATGCGGCTCGGCCCGTTCCTGGTGCACCAGGTGACCGAGCCCGAGGCGGTACGCCGGGTGCTGGTGGAGAACAACGGCAACTACGTCCGCGGCCCGCTCTACGAGCAGTTCGGCGTGGTCATGGGCAAGGGACTGCTCACCACCGACGGCGAGTTCTGGCGCGCCCACCGGCGGGCGGTACAGCCGGTCTTCCTCAAGAACGCCATCACCGACATCATCCCCAACATCATCCGGGCCACCGAGGAGATGCTGGACACCTGGGAGCGCAAGGCCGCCGCCGGTGAGCCGGTCGACCTGATGACCGACATGCTGCGGCTGACCCTGGTCACCCTCTCCCGCTCGCTGTTCGCCTACGACATCAAGCCGGATTCGGCCCTGCTGAAGACGATCGTGGACGATGTGGTGGAGGTGATGTTCCGCCGCGGCACCGCCACCGAGATGCTGCCCTCCTGGGTGCCGACGGACCGTCAGCGCAAGATCCTCAGGATCCACCGGGTCTTCGACCGCATCGTGGCCGATGTGCGCCGGAGTTACGCCGAGACGGGGGAGGGGCCGCTGATCGCGCTGATGGAGCGGGCCACCGACCCGGCCACCGGTGAGCCCTGGACCGATCAGCAGATCAAGGACGAGCTGCTCACGGTCTATCTGGCCGGCCATGAGACCACCGCCGTCTCGCTGTGCTGGACGCTGCTGTCGGTCGCCGCTCATCCCGGCGTCCAGGAGGAGCTGGACGCCGAGATCGCCACGGTGCTCGGCGGCGGCCTGCCGGACGCGGAGAGCGCCGAGGCGCTGACGTACACCAAGATGGTCGTCGACGAGAGCCTGCGGATGCACCCGCCCATCTGGATCTTCCCCCGGGCGGCGGTGGAGGCGGACACCCTCGGCGGCTACGGCATCGAGCCGGGCTCCTCGATCCTGCTGTCCCCGCTGGTCTCCCACCACAACCCGCGCCACTGGGAGAACCCGCTGGCCTTCGACCCGTACCGGTTCACCCCGCAGGCCATCAAGGAGCGGCCGCGGATGGCGTACCTGCCGTTCGGCTCGGGGCCCCGGCAGTGCGTCGGCAACTTCATGGCGCTGCTGGAGCTGCGCATCATCGTGGCCATGGTGAACCAGCGCTTCCGGATCAGCCGGATCCCGGGGACCGAACTGCGGTACGGCTCACCGGTGATCTCGCTGCGGCCGCTGAAGGACGTGATGGTGACGGTGACTCCGCGCGAGCGATCCACCGCCGCCCCCCGTCCGTCCCGCCGGACCGCTCCCGCCGCCCCCGCCGCCTGCCCCCATCACCCATAG
- the hpnC gene encoding squalene synthase HpnC: MLDKAAHENFPVAPFFLPRAWRTDLMAVYGYARLVDDIGDGDLPPGGADAELLGLDRDRADDALAMLDAFEADLRRVFEPAVEPRHPLLRALRPTVHRHGLDQGPFLGLIEANRQDQRIRRYATYQDLLDYCELSANPVGRLVLGITGTASPERIRHSDAICTALQIIEHLQDVAEDLRRDRVYLPAEDMKRFGVTEADLAAPRGGVRVRALVAKEAERAAALLNEGTPLVGSVHGRLKVLLAGFVAGGRAALRAVAAAGHDVLPGPPRPTKLSLLREVGATLRREG, translated from the coding sequence GTGCTCGACAAGGCCGCCCACGAGAACTTCCCCGTAGCCCCCTTCTTCCTCCCCCGCGCCTGGCGCACCGATCTGATGGCCGTCTACGGCTACGCCCGGCTGGTCGACGACATCGGCGACGGCGATCTGCCCCCCGGCGGCGCCGACGCCGAACTGCTCGGTCTTGACCGCGACCGGGCGGACGACGCGCTCGCGATGCTGGACGCGTTCGAGGCCGACCTCCGCCGGGTCTTCGAGCCCGCCGTGGAACCGCGCCATCCGCTGCTGCGGGCCCTGCGCCCCACCGTCCACCGCCATGGGCTCGACCAAGGGCCCTTCCTGGGGCTGATCGAGGCCAACCGCCAGGACCAGCGGATCCGGCGGTACGCCACCTACCAGGACCTCCTCGACTACTGCGAGCTGTCCGCCAACCCGGTCGGACGGCTCGTCCTCGGCATCACCGGCACCGCGAGCCCCGAGCGGATCCGCCACTCGGACGCCATCTGCACCGCCTTGCAGATCATCGAGCACCTTCAGGACGTGGCCGAGGACCTCCGCAGGGACCGCGTCTACCTGCCCGCCGAGGACATGAAACGCTTCGGTGTGACCGAGGCCGACCTCGCCGCCCCCAGGGGCGGCGTACGGGTGCGCGCGCTGGTCGCGAAGGAGGCGGAACGCGCCGCTGCCCTGCTGAATGAAGGCACCCCCCTGGTGGGTAGCGTCCACGGCAGGCTCAAGGTGCTGCTCGCCGGATTCGTGGCCGGGGGGCGGGCCGCCTTGCGGGCGGTCGCGGCCGCGGGACATGACGTACTCCCTGGACCGCCCAGGCCCACCAAGCTCAGCCTGCTGCGCGAGGTGGGGGCGACACTGCGAAGAGAGGGGTGA
- the hpnE gene encoding hydroxysqualene dehydroxylase HpnE, whose amino-acid sequence MTHSTLDPAPPAGPRPAGRSALVIGGGLAGTTAALALADAGLRVTLVEGRPRLGGLAFSFHRSSPAGVLSVDNGQHVYLRCCTAYQWFLERVGAARLAPLQGRLDVPVLDARGRDGRRLGRLRRTALPVPLHLSASLATYPHLSLAERAQVGRAALALGRLDPEDPALDGVDFAGWLRRHGQSPRAVEALWDLVGVATLNATAPHVSLGLAAMVFKTGLLSRPGAADIGWARAPLGELHHTHAHRALDAAGVRTGLRTRVTAVTRTPEGRWSAATAGRPGEGPRAEADVLVLAVPQREAHALLPDGALKDPGRLLRIGTAPILNLHVIYDRTVLRRPFFAAIGSPVQWVFDRTDASGLRDAPGAGDSQYLAVSQSAAYDDIDRPVAELRARYLPELERLLPVARGARVRDFFVTRERTATFAPVPGVGLLRPSAPTDAPGLYLAGAWTATGWPATMEGAVRSGLSAARAALTDLGSVFGRPHVNPLPAPGGGTPKEAA is encoded by the coding sequence GTGACCCACTCGACCCTGGACCCCGCTCCGCCCGCCGGGCCACGCCCCGCCGGGCGGAGCGCGCTGGTGATCGGCGGCGGGCTCGCCGGTACGACGGCCGCGCTCGCGCTGGCCGACGCCGGGCTGCGGGTCACCCTGGTCGAGGGCCGCCCCCGCCTGGGCGGCCTCGCCTTCTCCTTCCACCGCTCCTCCCCGGCGGGCGTGCTCAGCGTCGACAACGGCCAGCATGTGTACTTGCGCTGCTGCACCGCCTACCAGTGGTTCCTGGAGCGGGTCGGTGCGGCCCGACTCGCCCCGCTCCAGGGCCGGTTGGACGTCCCCGTCCTCGACGCCCGGGGGCGCGACGGACGGCGGCTCGGCCGGCTGCGCCGCACCGCCCTGCCGGTGCCGCTCCATCTGTCCGCGAGCCTGGCCACCTACCCCCATCTCTCCCTCGCCGAGCGCGCCCAGGTGGGCCGCGCCGCGCTCGCCCTGGGGCGGCTGGACCCCGAGGACCCGGCGCTGGACGGGGTGGACTTCGCCGGCTGGCTGCGCCGCCACGGCCAGTCGCCGCGCGCCGTCGAGGCGCTGTGGGACCTGGTCGGCGTGGCCACGCTCAACGCCACCGCGCCCCATGTATCGCTGGGCCTGGCCGCGATGGTCTTCAAGACCGGGCTGCTCTCCCGGCCCGGCGCCGCCGACATCGGCTGGGCCCGCGCCCCGCTCGGCGAGCTGCACCACACCCACGCCCACCGCGCCCTGGACGCGGCGGGCGTGCGGACCGGCCTGCGTACCCGGGTGACCGCCGTCACCCGCACCCCCGAGGGCCGCTGGAGCGCGGCCACCGCCGGGCGGCCGGGGGAGGGGCCGCGGGCCGAGGCGGACGTTCTCGTACTGGCCGTACCGCAGCGCGAGGCGCACGCCCTGCTGCCCGACGGCGCCCTGAAGGACCCCGGCCGGCTGCTGCGCATCGGCACCGCGCCCATCCTCAATCTGCATGTGATCTACGACCGCACGGTGCTGCGCCGCCCCTTCTTCGCCGCGATCGGCTCCCCCGTCCAGTGGGTCTTCGACCGTACGGACGCCTCGGGGCTGAGGGACGCGCCCGGGGCCGGGGACAGCCAGTACCTGGCGGTGTCGCAGTCCGCCGCGTACGACGACATCGACCGCCCGGTGGCCGAGCTGCGCGCCCGCTATCTGCCCGAGCTCGAGCGGCTGCTTCCGGTCGCCCGCGGGGCGCGGGTGCGCGACTTCTTCGTCACCCGGGAGCGCACCGCCACCTTCGCCCCCGTCCCCGGCGTCGGCCTCCTCAGGCCCTCCGCCCCGACCGACGCGCCCGGCCTCTACCTGGCCGGTGCGTGGACCGCCACCGGCTGGCCCGCGACCATGGAGGGCGCCGTGCGCAGCGGTCTTTCCGCCGCCCGCGCGGCCCTCACCGACCTAGGGTCCGTCTTCGGCCGCCCGCATGTGAACCCTCTCCCCGCCCCGGGCGGGGGGACGCCCAAGGAGGCGGCATGA
- the shc gene encoding squalene--hopene cyclase — MTATPTVQPSESFEPKTLSVAREAMARAVDHLLSRQDERGWWKGDLETNVTMDAEDLMLRQFLGIQDPDTLDAAARYLRSQQATDGTWATFHGGPPELSATIEAYVALRLAGDEPDAPHMAAASAWVRSRGGIASSRVFTRIWLALFGWWRWEDLPELPPEIIYFPKWLPLNIYDFGCWARQTIVPLTIVSAKRPVRPAPFPLDELHIDPRRPNPPRPLAPVASWDGAFQRLDRALHAYHKVAFRPLRRAALRSCARWIVERQENDGCWGGIQPPAVYSLIALHLLGYDLDHPVMRAGLESLDRFAVWREDGSRMIEACQSPVWDTCLAAIALADAGLAPDHPALVKAADWMLTEQIDRPGDWSVRRPGLPSGGWAFEFHNDNYPDIDDTAEVILALRRVDHPEPERIEAAVRRAMRWTLGMQSKNGAWGAFDVDNTSPLPNKLPFCDFGEVIDPPSADVTAHVVEMLAHEGRTYDARTRRGISWLLAEQEPSGAWFGRWGTNYVYGTGSVVPALIAAGVPASHPAVRRAVRWLESVQNEDGGWGEDQRSYLDAEWMGRGASTASQTAWALLALLAAGERDGAAVERGVTWLAQTQRQDGSWDEPYFTGTGFPWDFSINYHLYRQVFPVTALGRYVHGEPTGARPRSS, encoded by the coding sequence ATGACAGCGACACCGACCGTCCAACCCTCCGAATCATTCGAGCCCAAGACGTTAAGCGTCGCCCGTGAGGCGATGGCCCGCGCCGTGGACCACCTGCTGTCCCGCCAGGACGAGCGGGGCTGGTGGAAGGGCGACCTGGAGACCAACGTCACCATGGACGCCGAGGACCTGATGCTCCGCCAGTTCCTCGGCATCCAGGACCCCGACACCCTCGACGCCGCGGCCCGCTATCTGCGCTCCCAGCAGGCCACCGACGGCACCTGGGCCACCTTCCACGGCGGTCCGCCCGAGCTCTCCGCCACCATCGAGGCGTATGTCGCCCTGCGGCTGGCCGGCGACGAGCCCGACGCGCCCCATATGGCCGCCGCCTCCGCCTGGGTGCGCTCCCGGGGCGGGATCGCGAGCAGTCGGGTGTTCACCCGGATCTGGCTGGCCCTCTTCGGCTGGTGGCGCTGGGAGGACCTGCCCGAGCTGCCACCGGAGATCATCTACTTCCCGAAGTGGCTTCCGCTCAACATCTACGACTTCGGCTGCTGGGCCCGGCAGACCATCGTGCCCCTCACCATCGTCTCGGCCAAGCGCCCCGTGCGCCCGGCCCCCTTCCCCCTCGACGAGCTCCACATTGACCCCCGCAGGCCCAATCCGCCGCGCCCGCTCGCCCCCGTCGCCTCCTGGGACGGCGCCTTCCAGCGGCTGGACCGGGCGCTGCACGCCTACCACAAGGTCGCCTTCCGCCCGCTGCGCCGGGCCGCGCTGCGCTCCTGCGCCCGCTGGATCGTGGAGCGGCAGGAGAACGACGGCTGCTGGGGCGGCATCCAGCCGCCCGCCGTCTACTCCCTCATCGCCCTCCATCTGCTCGGCTACGACCTCGACCACCCCGTGATGCGCGCCGGTCTGGAGTCGCTGGACCGGTTCGCGGTGTGGCGCGAGGACGGCAGCCGGATGATCGAAGCCTGTCAGTCCCCGGTCTGGGACACCTGCCTGGCCGCCATCGCGCTCGCCGACGCCGGTCTCGCGCCGGACCACCCGGCGCTGGTCAAGGCCGCCGACTGGATGCTGACCGAGCAGATCGACCGGCCCGGCGACTGGTCGGTCCGGCGGCCCGGGCTGCCCTCCGGCGGCTGGGCTTTCGAGTTCCACAACGACAACTACCCCGACATCGACGACACCGCCGAGGTCATCCTGGCGCTGCGCCGGGTCGACCACCCCGAGCCCGAGCGGATCGAGGCGGCCGTGCGGCGGGCCATGCGCTGGACCCTGGGCATGCAGTCGAAGAACGGGGCGTGGGGCGCGTTCGACGTCGACAACACCAGCCCGCTCCCCAACAAGCTGCCGTTCTGCGACTTCGGCGAGGTGATCGACCCGCCGTCGGCCGATGTCACCGCGCATGTCGTGGAGATGCTGGCGCACGAGGGGCGGACGTACGACGCCCGCACCCGGCGCGGTATCTCCTGGCTGCTGGCCGAGCAGGAGCCGAGCGGCGCCTGGTTCGGCCGCTGGGGCACCAACTACGTCTACGGCACCGGCTCCGTCGTCCCCGCGCTGATCGCCGCGGGCGTCCCCGCCTCCCATCCGGCGGTCCGCCGGGCCGTCCGCTGGCTGGAGAGCGTCCAGAACGAGGACGGCGGCTGGGGCGAGGACCAGCGCTCCTACCTCGACGCCGAGTGGATGGGCCGGGGCGCCTCCACCGCCTCGCAGACGGCGTGGGCGCTGCTCGCGCTGCTGGCGGCGGGGGAGCGGGACGGCGCGGCCGTGGAGCGCGGGGTCACCTGGCTCGCCCAGACCCAGCGGCAGGACGGCTCCTGGGACGAGCCGTACTTCACCGGCACCGGCTTCCCCTGGGACTTCTCCATCAACTACCACCTGTACCGGCAGGTCTTCCCGGTCACGGCACTGGGCCGGTATGTCCACGGCGAGCCCACCGGGGCGCGACCGCGGAGCAGTTGA
- the hpnD gene encoding presqualene diphosphate synthase HpnD, giving the protein MSRTVKGSPHASAPVLAAYRYCEAVTGHQARNFAYGIRLLPTEKRHAMSALYAFSRRVDDIGDGPLDPEAKRTRLADTRALLDRMRGGGIEEDDTDPVAVALAHAAHRFPIPLDALDELIDGVLMDVAGQTYETWDDLKVYCRCVAGAIGRLSLGVFGTAPGTGHSEDELERAPAYADTLGLALQLTNILRDVREDAATGRTYLPADDLAKFGCTAAFRSSTAPPDADFTGLVHFEVRRARALFTEGFRLLPLLDRRSGACVAAMAGIYRRLLDRIAKDPAAVLRGRVSLPGHEKAYVAVRGLAGLDARAVERRGPGRPV; this is encoded by the coding sequence GTGAGCCGGACCGTGAAGGGATCTCCGCACGCGTCCGCGCCAGTGCTCGCGGCGTACCGCTACTGCGAGGCCGTGACCGGCCACCAGGCCCGTAACTTCGCCTACGGCATCAGGCTGCTGCCGACGGAGAAGCGCCATGCGATGTCGGCCCTGTACGCCTTCTCCCGCCGGGTCGACGACATCGGCGACGGCCCCCTCGACCCGGAGGCCAAGCGCACCCGGCTGGCGGACACCCGCGCCCTGCTGGACCGGATGCGGGGCGGCGGCATCGAGGAGGACGACACCGACCCCGTCGCCGTCGCCCTCGCCCATGCCGCACACCGCTTCCCGATCCCGCTCGACGCGCTGGACGAGCTGATCGACGGCGTGCTGATGGACGTGGCCGGGCAGACCTACGAGACCTGGGACGACCTAAAGGTCTACTGCCGCTGTGTGGCGGGCGCCATCGGACGGCTGTCACTCGGCGTCTTCGGGACCGCCCCCGGCACCGGCCACAGCGAGGACGAGCTCGAGCGCGCCCCGGCTTACGCCGACACCCTCGGGCTCGCCCTCCAGCTGACCAACATCCTGCGCGACGTCCGCGAGGACGCCGCCACCGGGCGCACCTATCTGCCCGCCGACGACCTGGCCAAATTCGGCTGCACCGCCGCGTTCCGCAGCTCCACCGCACCGCCCGACGCCGACTTCACCGGTCTGGTCCACTTCGAGGTGCGCCGGGCCAGGGCGCTGTTCACCGAGGGGTTCCGGCTGCTGCCGCTGCTGGACCGGCGCAGCGGCGCGTGTGTGGCCGCCATGGCGGGCATCTACCGCAGGCTGCTGGACCGGATCGCCAAGGACCCCGCGGCCGTCCTGCGCGGCCGTGTCTCGCTGCCCGGCCATGAGAAGGCGTATGTGGCGGTGCGCGGGCTCGCCGGTCTCGACGCCCGTGCCGTGGAGCGCCGCGGCCCCGGGAGGCCGGTGTGA
- the hpnH gene encoding adenosyl-hopene transferase HpnH yields MAMPLRQTIRVATYLFEQKMIKRRDKFPLIVELEPLFACNLKCEGCGKIQHPAGVLKQRMPVAQAVGAVLESGAPMVSIAGGEPLMHPQIDEIVRQLVARKKYVFLCTNAMLLRKKMHLFKPSPYFAFAVHIDGLRERHDESVAKEGVFDEAVEAIKEAKRRGFRVTTNSTFFNTDTPQTVIDVLDFLNDELEVDEMMISPAYAYEKAPDQEHFLGVEQTRELFRKAFAGGNRRRWRLNHSPLFLDFLEGKTDFPCTAWGIPNYSLFGWQRPCYLMSDGYVPTYRQLVEETDWDAYGRGRDPRCDNCMAHCGYEPTAVLATMGSLKESLRAARETAAGSHG; encoded by the coding sequence ATGGCCATGCCTCTCCGCCAGACCATCCGGGTCGCGACGTATCTCTTTGAACAGAAGATGATCAAGCGGCGGGACAAGTTCCCGTTGATCGTCGAGCTCGAGCCGCTGTTCGCGTGCAACCTCAAGTGCGAGGGCTGCGGGAAGATCCAGCATCCGGCCGGGGTGCTCAAGCAGCGCATGCCGGTCGCCCAGGCGGTGGGCGCGGTGCTGGAGTCGGGCGCGCCGATGGTGTCCATCGCGGGCGGCGAACCCCTGATGCACCCGCAGATCGACGAGATCGTACGGCAGCTGGTGGCGCGGAAGAAGTACGTCTTCCTGTGCACCAACGCGATGCTGCTGCGGAAGAAGATGCATCTGTTCAAGCCGTCCCCGTACTTCGCCTTCGCGGTGCACATCGACGGGCTGCGGGAGCGGCATGACGAATCGGTGGCGAAGGAGGGGGTGTTCGACGAGGCGGTGGAGGCCATCAAGGAGGCCAAACGGCGCGGCTTCCGGGTCACCACCAATTCCACCTTCTTCAATACCGACACCCCGCAGACCGTCATCGACGTGCTCGACTTCCTCAATGACGAACTCGAGGTGGACGAGATGATGATCTCGCCCGCCTACGCGTACGAGAAGGCACCCGACCAGGAGCACTTCCTGGGCGTCGAGCAGACCCGCGAGCTGTTCCGCAAGGCGTTCGCCGGGGGCAACCGGCGCCGCTGGCGGCTCAACCACAGCCCGCTCTTCCTCGACTTCCTCGAGGGCAAGACGGACTTCCCGTGCACGGCCTGGGGCATTCCCAACTACTCCCTCTTCGGCTGGCAGCGCCCCTGCTATCTGATGAGCGACGGCTATGTCCCGACCTACCGTCAGCTGGTGGAGGAGACCGACTGGGACGCTTACGGCCGCGGCAGGGATCCGCGCTGCGACAACTGCATGGCCCACTGCGGCTATGAGCCCACCGCGGTCCTGGCGACCATGGGCTCCCTCAAGGAGTCGCTGCGCGCCGCCCGGGAGACCGCCGCCGGAAGCCATGGGTGA
- a CDS encoding phosphorylase family protein: MSADPAAEADGAALLIACALGIERFALRGAGLGAAAGAVTVLRTGMGPQSAERAVTRALTGRSGEPGEPGAPGAPGERRATPGERPTAVIATGFCAGLAPGMHPGDIVVADETRDPAGRTLCAGTRILADALSPPLPGGPRRAVHIGPVVGSDHVVRGAERAALHSTGAIAVDMESAATLRTAVGHGVRPVAAVRVVVDAPEHELVRIGTLRGGISAFRVLRTVLPAFFHWHRSSLLPGGELDGHASPPDHPGRDVSL; this comes from the coding sequence ATGTCCGCCGATCCGGCCGCGGAGGCCGACGGTGCGGCGCTGCTGATCGCCTGTGCGCTCGGCATCGAGCGGTTCGCCCTGCGCGGCGCGGGCCTCGGCGCCGCCGCCGGGGCCGTGACCGTGCTGCGCACGGGCATGGGGCCGCAGTCGGCCGAGCGCGCCGTGACCCGGGCGCTCACCGGAAGGTCCGGTGAGCCAGGTGAACCCGGTGCGCCCGGTGCCCCCGGTGAGCGGCGCGCCACGCCCGGTGAGCGGCCCACCGCCGTCATCGCCACCGGCTTCTGCGCCGGGCTGGCCCCCGGAATGCATCCGGGGGACATCGTTGTCGCCGACGAGACCCGCGATCCGGCGGGCCGGACCCTGTGCGCCGGCACCCGGATCCTCGCCGACGCCCTGTCCCCTCCCCTCCCCGGCGGCCCCCGCCGGGCCGTCCATATCGGTCCGGTCGTGGGCTCGGACCATGTGGTGCGCGGCGCCGAGCGGGCCGCGCTGCACAGCACCGGCGCCATCGCGGTGGACATGGAGTCCGCCGCGACCCTGCGCACCGCCGTCGGCCACGGCGTCCGTCCGGTTGCGGCCGTCCGGGTGGTCGTGGACGCTCCAGAACATGAACTCGTCCGAATCGGCACGCTACGCGGTGGAATATCGGCTTTCCGGGTTCTTCGGACCGTTCTCCCCGCTTTCTTTCACTGGCACCGTTCTTCGCTGCTCCCAGGAGGTGAGCTAGATGGCCATGCCTCTCCGCCAGACCATCCGGGTCGCGACGTATCTCTTTGA
- a CDS encoding polyprenyl synthetase family protein: MSTTTKNRGETVTPATPGVDTAGVMALLDRGRTLATPVLRAAVDRLAPPMNTVAAYHFGWIDAEGNPAEGDGGKAVRPALALLSAEAAGATPEAGVPGAVAVELVHNFSLLHDDLMDGDEQRRHRDTVWKVHGPAQAILVGDALFALANEILLEIGTAEAGRATRRLTAATRKLIDGQAQDISYEHRERVTVEECLEMEGNKTGALIACAASIGAVLGGADDRTADTLERYGYHLGLAFQAVDDLLGIWGDPEATGKRTWSDLRQRKKSLPVVAALDAGGPDSERLAQILAADAHKPEEEFADFSEEEFAVRAALIEQAGGRDWTSQEARRQHATAMEALGSVDMPAEIRARFVALADFVVVRER, translated from the coding sequence ATGAGCACCACCACCAAGAACAGAGGAGAGACCGTGACCCCGGCGACCCCAGGTGTCGACACCGCAGGCGTCATGGCGCTGCTGGACCGCGGCCGTACGCTCGCCACGCCGGTGCTGCGCGCCGCCGTCGACCGGCTGGCCCCGCCCATGAACACCGTCGCCGCGTACCACTTCGGCTGGATCGACGCCGAGGGCAACCCGGCCGAGGGCGACGGCGGCAAGGCCGTACGCCCCGCGCTCGCCCTGCTCTCCGCCGAGGCGGCGGGCGCCACCCCCGAGGCCGGGGTGCCCGGCGCGGTCGCGGTCGAGCTGGTGCACAACTTCTCGCTGCTCCACGACGACCTCATGGACGGGGACGAGCAGCGCCGCCACCGCGACACCGTCTGGAAGGTGCACGGCCCGGCCCAGGCCATCCTGGTCGGTGACGCCCTGTTCGCGCTGGCCAACGAGATACTGCTGGAGATCGGCACCGCCGAGGCCGGGCGGGCCACCCGCCGGCTCACCGCCGCCACCCGGAAGCTGATCGACGGTCAGGCGCAGGACATCTCCTACGAGCACCGCGAGCGGGTCACCGTCGAGGAGTGCCTGGAGATGGAGGGCAACAAGACCGGCGCCCTGATCGCCTGCGCCGCCTCCATCGGCGCCGTGCTCGGCGGCGCCGACGACCGCACCGCCGACACCCTGGAGCGCTACGGCTACCACCTGGGCCTCGCCTTCCAGGCCGTCGACGACCTGCTCGGCATCTGGGGCGACCCGGAGGCGACCGGCAAGCGGACCTGGAGCGATCTGCGCCAGCGGAAGAAGTCCCTCCCCGTGGTCGCCGCGCTCGACGCCGGCGGCCCCGACTCCGAGCGGCTCGCCCAGATCCTCGCGGCCGACGCGCACAAGCCGGAGGAGGAGTTCGCCGACTTCTCCGAGGAGGAGTTCGCCGTGCGCGCCGCGTTGATCGAGCAGGCAGGTGGCCGGGACTGGACCTCTCAGGAGGCCCGCAGACAGCATGCGACCGCCATGGAGGCGCTGGGTTCGGTGGACATGCCCGCCGAGATCCGGGCGCGGTTCGTGGCGCTCGCCGACTTCGTCGTCGTACGAGAGAGATGA